The Candidatus Omnitrophota bacterium genome has a window encoding:
- the rpsA gene encoding 30S ribosomal protein S1: MSEEKKESLSREELAEIYATTIKNLEEGNIIKGKIVEIRGNDVIVDIGYKAEGFLPKSEFSDISGIKVGDEIDVYIDDLENENGVVVLSKIKADRTLGWERILENYKEGDLIEGRVVRKVKGGLMVDIGVEAFLPSSLCGVKAPAGVDRMLGQTFKFRIVKMNKQRHNVVVSRKDVMLLEKEEAKKKMLESMKEGDIRTGTVKNITDYGAFIDLGGVDGLLHITDMTWGRISHPSEMLALGDKIDVVVLNVDRENAKVSLGLKQKTENPWKEVEKKFTVGSRVKGKVVNIVPYGAFVELDKGIEGLIHISEFSWTKKVHDPHEFVAIGDAIEVVVLSVDAENKKISLSIRQLEQDPWIKITTNYPVGTKVKGKIKHITDYGAFVELEDGVEGMIHVSDISWTKKLRTPAEVLKKGEKIEAIVVSLDEENRRVNLGIKQLIPDPWQQLVEKFKVDTVIEGKINKVTNFGVFVELTPELEGLLHISEIDPSLASKLEEIYKVGDKLKVKVVKIDNERRQIGLSTKLE; the protein is encoded by the coding sequence ATGTCAGAAGAGAAAAAAGAAAGTTTGAGCAGGGAGGAGTTGGCAGAGATTTATGCCACGACGATTAAAAACTTGGAAGAGGGTAATATCATTAAAGGTAAAATTGTTGAAATTAGGGGTAATGACGTAATTGTGGATATTGGTTACAAGGCGGAAGGATTCCTTCCTAAATCTGAATTCTCGGATATTTCAGGTATAAAGGTGGGAGATGAGATTGATGTGTATATAGATGACTTGGAGAATGAGAACGGTGTTGTAGTCCTTTCTAAAATTAAAGCAGACCGTACGCTGGGGTGGGAACGAATTCTGGAAAATTATAAAGAAGGCGATTTAATTGAAGGGAGAGTGGTGCGTAAAGTAAAGGGTGGGCTTATGGTAGATATAGGAGTAGAGGCATTTCTTCCCTCCTCCCTTTGTGGTGTAAAAGCCCCCGCAGGAGTTGACAGGATGCTGGGACAGACCTTTAAGTTCAGAATTGTAAAAATGAATAAACAGCGTCACAACGTTGTAGTCTCTCGTAAGGATGTAATGCTTTTGGAGAAAGAAGAGGCGAAGAAGAAGATGCTTGAAAGCATGAAAGAAGGAGATATTCGTACTGGCACAGTAAAGAACATTACCGATTACGGGGCGTTTATAGACTTGGGTGGCGTTGACGGACTTTTACACATTACGGATATGACATGGGGCAGAATCAGTCATCCCTCAGAGATGCTTGCTTTGGGGGACAAGATTGATGTGGTTGTTCTGAACGTAGACAGAGAAAATGCCAAGGTTTCTTTGGGTTTGAAACAGAAGACCGAGAACCCCTGGAAGGAAGTGGAAAAGAAATTTACGGTGGGTTCCCGAGTTAAGGGGAAGGTGGTAAACATTGTTCCTTACGGAGCATTTGTAGAGTTGGATAAAGGGATTGAGGGATTGATTCATATTTCGGAGTTCTCTTGGACGAAAAAAGTTCATGACCCCCATGAGTTTGTAGCAATAGGAGATGCGATAGAAGTTGTTGTTTTAAGTGTTGATGCAGAGAATAAAAAAATTTCTTTGAGTATAAGACAGTTGGAACAAGACCCGTGGATTAAAATTACTACCAACTATCCTGTGGGAACAAAGGTCAAAGGTAAGATAAAACACATTACTGACTACGGAGCCTTTGTAGAATTGGAAGATGGTGTAGAAGGCATGATTCATGTTTCAGATATTTCCTGGACAAAGAAGTTGAGAACTCCTGCAGAAGTTCTGAAAAAAGGCGAGAAAATAGAAGCAATAGTTGTTTCCTTAGATGAGGAAAATCGTCGAGTTAATTTAGGGATAAAACAACTAATTCCTGATCCTTGGCAACAACTGGTAGAGAAGTTTAAAGTTGATACCGTTATAGAAGGAAAAATAAATAAGGTAACAAATTTTGGAGTTTTTGTAGAGCTTACTCCCGAATTAGAAGGGCTTTTACACATTTCGGAAATCGACCCTTCTCTGGCAAGTAAACTCGAAGAGATATATAAAGTCGGCGATAAACTTAAGGTAAAGGTGGTAAAGATTGATAATGAAAGGAGACAAATTGGTTTAAGTACCAAACTTGAGTAG
- a CDS encoding Lrp/AsnC family transcriptional regulator, with translation MDEILEILEKDARTTPEEIAKMTNRKVSEVVKAIKKYEKEGIILGYKAIINQELIKDEDNEVRALIEVNVTPQKNLGFDHIAERIYQFPEVISCYLVSGTYDLLLVVEGKNIHTVSNFVAEKLSPLENVRGTVTHFLLKKYKENGVILKHKEENRRIAISY, from the coding sequence ATGGATGAGATATTGGAGATTTTAGAAAAAGATGCCCGAACTACTCCAGAAGAAATAGCTAAGATGACTAACAGGAAGGTTTCTGAGGTAGTTAAGGCAATAAAGAAGTATGAGAAGGAAGGAATAATTCTTGGGTATAAAGCAATAATTAATCAGGAATTGATAAAAGATGAAGATAATGAAGTGCGCGCCCTGATTGAGGTAAATGTTACTCCGCAAAAGAATTTGGGTTTTGACCACATTGCGGAAAGAATTTATCAATTTCCCGAAGTAATAAGTTGTTATCTTGTTTCTGGAACATACGATTTACTTTTGGTTGTAGAGGGTAAAAACATCCACACTGTTTCCAATTTTGTTGCAGAAAAACTTTCTCCTTTAGAGAATGTGAGGGGAACGGTGACCCATTTCTTGTTGAAAAAATATAAAGAAAATGGAGTAATATTGAAACACAAGGAAGAAAATAGACGCATAGCGATTTCTTATTAA
- the tyrS gene encoding tyrosine--tRNA ligase — MGEETLREKIEKDIELIQRGAVDIISLEELHQKLKNFYERGVPLKIKAGFDPSAPDLHLGHTVLLRKLKLFQDLGHVVYFLIGDFTARIGDPSGRSVTRKPLSREEVKKNVSTYEKQIFKILDKGKTKIVYNSSWCEKMKFENILDLASRYTVARLLERDDFSKRYKENRPITLLEFLYPLIQGYDSVVLDADLEIGGTDQKFNLLVGRELMRDYGKSPQIILTMPLLEGTDGKEKMSKSLNNYIGIDEDSQEMFGKIMSIPDEIMPKYYELLTNFPLEVLKNTHPREAKLNLAKDIVRQYHGVIKAEDAFENFERVFKSKEVPENILEFRVPRGDLKNDRIWIVKLMRLLNFASTNAEARRLIEQGGVSLNGEKITNSDLEIELKKPVVLKVGKLKFAKIFSK, encoded by the coding sequence ATGGGAGAAGAGACTTTAAGGGAAAAAATAGAGAAAGACATAGAATTAATTCAGCGGGGAGCAGTGGACATTATTTCTCTGGAGGAGCTCCATCAAAAATTGAAAAATTTTTATGAGCGAGGGGTGCCCCTTAAGATAAAAGCAGGTTTTGACCCTTCAGCACCAGATTTACACCTTGGACACACTGTGCTTTTACGTAAACTAAAACTTTTTCAAGATTTGGGGCATGTGGTTTATTTCTTGATCGGCGATTTTACGGCGAGGATTGGGGATCCTTCTGGGCGCTCGGTTACAAGAAAGCCCCTTTCACGGGAGGAAGTAAAAAAGAATGTTTCTACTTACGAGAAACAAATTTTTAAGATTTTGGACAAGGGAAAGACAAAAATAGTCTATAATTCTTCTTGGTGTGAGAAAATGAAATTTGAAAATATTTTGGACCTTGCCTCCCGTTATACGGTGGCAAGACTTTTGGAACGCGATGATTTTTCTAAGCGTTATAAAGAGAATAGACCTATAACCTTACTTGAGTTTCTCTATCCACTAATTCAAGGTTACGATTCCGTAGTTTTGGATGCTGATTTAGAGATAGGAGGAACAGACCAGAAATTCAACCTTTTGGTAGGGCGTGAACTTATGCGGGATTACGGAAAGAGTCCACAGATAATTCTTACCATGCCTCTTCTGGAAGGTACCGATGGTAAAGAAAAAATGTCTAAGAGTTTAAATAATTACATTGGTATTGATGAAGATTCCCAGGAGATGTTTGGGAAAATAATGTCTATTCCGGATGAAATCATGCCCAAATATTACGAATTGCTTACAAATTTTCCTTTAGAGGTGTTAAAAAATACCCATCCCCGGGAGGCAAAATTAAATTTAGCCAAAGATATTGTTAGGCAGTATCATGGAGTAATAAAGGCAGAAGACGCTTTTGAGAATTTTGAGCGGGTTTTCAAAAGTAAGGAGGTTCCAGAAAACATCTTAGAGTTTAGAGTTCCACGTGGGGATTTGAAAAATGACCGTATCTGGATTGTTAAACTAATGCGCCTGTTGAATTTTGCTTCTACCAATGCCGAAGCAAGACGTTTAATTGAACAAGGTGGAGTGAGCCTTAATGGTGAGAAGATTACCAATTCCGATTTAGAAATAGAGCTTAAGAAACCGGTGGTACTTAAGGTAGGAAAGTTGAAATTTGCTAAAATTTTTTCTAAGTGA
- a CDS encoding 1-acyl-sn-glycerol-3-phosphate acyltransferase yields MFYCVSRWLCYVIFKIFFRYRIYGKNNLPQRGPYIIASNHSSYLDPIAIGILTPTPLNFMAREDLFRNRVFALIIRNLNSIPLDRERQDIKALRRGIKVLKKGGNLVIFPEGRRSLNGELGNPLLGVGFLAQVANTKVVPVYLEGTNLALPVNACFIRFKKIRAFVGEPVDPDNRTAEEIVSLVWERVRLLKERAKS; encoded by the coding sequence ATGTTTTATTGCGTATCAAGATGGTTATGTTATGTTATTTTTAAGATATTTTTTAGATACAGGATATACGGGAAAAATAATCTTCCCCAGAGAGGTCCTTATATTATTGCTTCCAATCACTCAAGTTATCTTGACCCTATAGCGATTGGAATTTTGACACCTACACCACTTAATTTTATGGCACGGGAGGACCTTTTTAGAAATAGAGTTTTTGCTTTAATTATCAGAAACTTAAATTCCATCCCTCTGGACAGGGAAAGACAGGATATAAAAGCGTTACGCCGAGGGATAAAGGTTTTAAAAAAAGGTGGTAACTTGGTGATTTTTCCCGAAGGGAGGCGTTCCCTAAACGGGGAATTGGGTAATCCTTTATTAGGTGTGGGGTTTCTAGCGCAGGTGGCAAATACAAAAGTAGTTCCTGTATATCTGGAGGGGACAAATCTGGCTTTGCCAGTGAATGCTTGTTTTATTCGTTTTAAAAAAATCCGTGCTTTTGTGGGAGAACCTGTTGATCCAGATAACCGCACCGCAGAAGAAATAGTTTCATTGGTTTGGGAAAGAGTGCGTCTTTTGAAAGAGAGAGCAAAATCTTAA
- a CDS encoding glutamine synthetase family protein, whose amino-acid sequence MAVRTKQDILKVVKEKKVKFIRLWFTDVLGFLKGFTITINELPRALEDGMGFDGSSIEGFARIEESDMIARPDLRTFAILPWESKEEPIARMFCDIYTPRGNPFEADPRFVLKKNLERAKKMGFTFYVGPELEFFYFNNPKNTIFLDRGSYFDLTPLDIAQSVRNDTVNALEESGIIVEYSHHEVSSSQHEIDLRYNEALLMADSVMTYRLAVKEIAQQKGLHATFMPKPVYGINGSGMHTHQSLFKGDKNAFFDPKDKLHLSQIAKYFIAGLLKHAQEITSITNQWVNSYKRLVPGYEAPVYICWAQMNRSALIRVPMYKPGKEKSMRVEYRAPDPACNPYLAFSVMLAAGLEGIEKKYELPPSANDNIYEMTEEERRKAKIGSLPEDLYEAIKITERSELVKRALGERVFEYFIRNKKMEWDEYKAQVTHYEIEKYLPIL is encoded by the coding sequence ATGGCAGTAAGAACGAAACAGGATATTTTGAAAGTGGTTAAAGAGAAGAAGGTGAAATTTATTCGTTTATGGTTTACCGATGTGCTTGGTTTTTTGAAGGGGTTCACTATTACCATAAACGAACTACCGCGTGCCTTGGAAGATGGAATGGGATTTGACGGCTCTTCTATTGAGGGATTTGCACGTATAGAAGAATCGGATATGATTGCTCGTCCTGACCTTCGGACATTTGCTATTTTACCTTGGGAGTCGAAAGAAGAACCTATTGCCAGGATGTTTTGTGATATTTATACTCCAAGGGGTAATCCCTTTGAAGCAGACCCGCGCTTTGTGCTGAAGAAAAATTTAGAACGAGCGAAGAAAATGGGATTTACATTTTATGTAGGTCCGGAATTGGAATTTTTCTATTTTAACAATCCAAAAAATACAATTTTTTTGGATAGAGGAAGTTATTTTGACCTTACTCCTTTAGACATTGCGCAGAGTGTAAGAAATGACACTGTGAATGCCTTGGAAGAATCAGGAATTATTGTTGAATATAGCCACCATGAAGTATCTTCCAGTCAGCATGAGATTGACCTGCGTTATAACGAAGCACTTCTCATGGCAGATAGTGTGATGACTTATCGGTTAGCAGTTAAGGAAATTGCCCAACAGAAAGGGCTCCATGCTACCTTTATGCCCAAGCCAGTTTATGGGATAAATGGCTCGGGAATGCATACGCACCAGTCTCTATTCAAGGGAGACAAAAATGCTTTTTTTGACCCTAAAGATAAATTGCATTTGTCTCAAATAGCAAAATATTTTATTGCGGGTCTTTTAAAACATGCTCAGGAAATCACTTCCATAACCAATCAATGGGTCAATTCTTACAAACGCCTTGTCCCTGGCTATGAGGCGCCGGTATATATCTGTTGGGCACAGATGAACCGTTCGGCACTTATTCGTGTTCCGATGTATAAACCCGGGAAAGAAAAATCGATGCGTGTGGAGTATCGTGCACCTGACCCTGCGTGTAATCCCTATTTAGCCTTTTCGGTGATGCTTGCTGCTGGACTGGAGGGTATAGAGAAAAAATACGAACTTCCTCCTTCTGCCAATGATAATATCTATGAAATGACAGAAGAAGAGAGAAGGAAGGCAAAGATTGGTTCATTGCCTGAGGATTTGTATGAGGCAATAAAAATCACCGAGAGGTCAGAGTTGGTAAAAAGAGCGCTTGGCGAGAGAGTTTTTGAATACTTTATCCGGAATAAAAAGATGGAGTGGGACGAATATAAAGCACAGGTAACACATTACGAAATAGAGAAATATTTACCGATATTGTAA
- a CDS encoding NAD+ synthase translates to MINLDKKIISWIKKELKNSGKKGIVLGLSGGVDSAVTAVLAKQAVKDSLLCLVLPCESSQEDLDDATLLSQIFGLATKVVDLTDSYRRLTQILPTGNRIAYANLKARLRMLVLYYFANKLNYLVCGTSNKSELLCGYFTKFGDGAADILPLGDLLKSQVRRLAKEIEIPEKIINKIPTAGLWPGQADEKELGISYQELDEILEGLENKKKIKPSPRLKKIKSLIKNTEHKRQMPRICKIVK, encoded by the coding sequence ATGATAAACTTGGATAAAAAGATAATTTCTTGGATAAAAAAGGAATTAAAGAATTCTGGAAAAAAAGGAATTGTTCTAGGATTGAGCGGAGGAGTTGACTCAGCGGTCACCGCAGTTTTGGCAAAACAGGCAGTAAAAGACAGCCTTTTATGTCTTGTGCTTCCTTGCGAAAGTTCACAAGAAGATTTGGATGATGCGACGCTTTTGTCTCAGATTTTTGGTCTGGCGACAAAGGTTGTTGATTTGACCGATAGTTATCGAAGGCTGACCCAGATTTTACCTACAGGTAATAGAATTGCTTATGCAAACTTAAAGGCAAGGTTAAGGATGCTTGTACTTTATTACTTTGCCAATAAACTTAACTATTTAGTTTGCGGAACCTCTAATAAATCAGAGTTACTCTGTGGATATTTTACAAAATTTGGAGACGGAGCAGCAGACATTCTCCCTTTAGGAGACCTTTTGAAGTCTCAGGTGAGAAGGCTGGCTAAAGAAATAGAAATACCGGAAAAAATAATTAATAAAATTCCTACCGCAGGACTCTGGCCCGGGCAGGCAGATGAAAAAGAATTAGGAATTAGCTATCAGGAGTTGGATGAGATATTGGAAGGATTGGAGAACAAAAAAAAGATTAAACCCTCACCCCGATTAAAGAAAATAAAGAGTTTAATAAAAAATACGGAACACAAACGGCAAATGCCAAGAATTTGTAAAATAGTTAAATAG
- a CDS encoding aminotransferase class I/II-fold pyridoxal phosphate-dependent enzyme: MTKMVSKRVENLAPSGIRQFFDLVLGMKEVISLGVGEPDFVTPWHIREAGIYALEQGFTSYTSNKGLFKLRLSISRFLKKRYGLEYDPEEEILVTVGTSEGLDLVLRAILEPEEKVLIPQPSYVSYGPVTILAGGEPVYLETRSAEGFKLHPETIEKACKKNTKAIILNYPANPTGVSYTKKELEEIKKIILKKNLLVISDEIYDELTYDFSHTPFASLKGVKDNTIYLNGFSKAYAMTGWRVGYVCGRKEIISAMNKIHQYTIMCVPIISQMAASEALESGQKQVEEMKNEYRRRREFVVQRLNEIGLECFKPQGAFYVFPVINKTGLSSLEFANHLLKEEKVAVVPGTAFGSCGEGFVRISYAASMDKLKEAMKRIESFLKKCC, encoded by the coding sequence ATAACGAAAATGGTTTCTAAACGCGTGGAAAATCTGGCACCTTCGGGTATCCGCCAATTTTTTGATTTAGTGTTAGGGATGAAGGAAGTAATTTCTCTGGGTGTGGGAGAACCAGATTTTGTTACTCCTTGGCATATCCGTGAGGCAGGGATTTATGCTTTAGAACAGGGATTTACTTCTTATACCTCCAACAAAGGGCTTTTTAAATTAAGACTCTCCATCTCACGCTTTCTTAAGAAGCGTTATGGCTTAGAATATGACCCGGAGGAAGAGATTTTGGTTACGGTAGGAACAAGTGAAGGATTGGATTTGGTTTTAAGAGCCATTCTTGAGCCAGAAGAGAAGGTACTTATCCCTCAGCCGAGTTATGTTTCTTATGGACCGGTTACCATTCTTGCCGGAGGAGAACCTGTTTATTTAGAAACAAGGTCAGCTGAAGGGTTCAAATTGCATCCTGAGACGATAGAAAAGGCATGTAAAAAAAATACCAAGGCAATAATTCTAAATTATCCTGCCAATCCTACAGGAGTTTCTTATACGAAAAAAGAACTAGAAGAGATAAAGAAAATTATCCTAAAGAAAAACCTTTTAGTAATTAGTGATGAAATATACGATGAATTGACTTATGATTTTTCGCATACCCCTTTTGCTTCGTTGAAAGGGGTAAAGGATAATACAATTTATCTAAACGGTTTTTCTAAAGCATATGCTATGACGGGCTGGCGTGTGGGTTATGTTTGTGGCAGAAAGGAGATTATCTCTGCAATGAACAAGATACATCAGTATACAATAATGTGTGTTCCAATTATAAGTCAAATGGCCGCTTCTGAAGCGTTGGAAAGTGGCCAAAAACAAGTGGAAGAGATGAAAAATGAGTATAGAAGAAGGAGAGAGTTTGTGGTTCAGAGGTTGAATGAGATAGGACTTGAATGTTTTAAACCCCAAGGAGCGTTTTATGTTTTTCCTGTTATCAATAAAACCGGATTAAGTTCTTTAGAATTTGCTAACCATCTTTTAAAAGAAGAGAAAGTAGCAGTTGTTCCCGGAACTGCTTTTGGTTCTTGTGGAGAGGGTTTTGTAAGAATTTCCTATGCAGCAAGTATGGATAAACTTAAGGAAGCAATGAAACGCATAGAGTCTTTTCTCAAAAAATGTTGTTAA